A genomic window from Octopus sinensis unplaced genomic scaffold, ASM634580v1 Contig19321, whole genome shotgun sequence includes:
- the LOC115232086 gene encoding LOW QUALITY PROTEIN: 60S ribosomal protein L4-like (The sequence of the model RefSeq protein was modified relative to this genomic sequence to represent the inferred CDS: substituted 1 base at 1 genomic stop codon), whose protein sequence is MSCPLINVYNLKGERSESTVALPAVFQTQIRPDIVSKVADEMRKNTRQPYAVSKTAGVKVTAHSWGTGRAMSRIPRVVGSGTGRASQGAYGNMCRGGHMFGGTKIFRRWYRKINLRQKRFAICSAIAASGVSSLVMAKGXSAGGSLGHRVEQVPEFPLVLGDDVESLTKTKDAVSAMRNVKAYVDVEKVVDTKRLRPGRGKMRNRRHVLKKGPLVIYKEDNGITRAFRNIPGFPCFFIL, encoded by the exons ATG TCCTGTCCACTCATCAACGTGTACAACTTGAAGGGAGAACGATCCGAATCAACAGTAGCCTTACCAGCAGTATTCCAAACTCAAATCAGGCCTGACATTGTTTCCAAAGTGGCCGATGAAATGCGGAAGAACACCCGCCAGCCATATGCAGTCTCCAAGACAGCCGGAGTGAAGGTCACCGCCCACTCCTGGGGAACTGGGCGAGCCATGTCCAGGATTCCTCGGGTTGTCGGGTCGGGGACTGGTCGAGCCAGTCAAGGAGCATATGGAAATATGTGTCGAGGTGGCCACATGTTCGGAGGGACCAAAATATTCCGTCGATGGTACAGAAAAATCAATCTCCGACAAAAAAGATTTGCCATTTGTTCTGCCATCGCTGCCTCGGGAGTGTCCTCGTTGGTTATGGCCAAAGGTTAGTCCGCGGGAGGCAGTTTAGGCCACCGAGTGGAGCAAGTGCCCGAATTCCCGCTGGTCCTGGGAGACGACGTGGAGAGTTTGACCAAAACGAAGGACGCGGTCTCTGCCATGAGAAATGTGAAGGCATATGTGGACGTGGAGAAAGTGGTGGACACCAAAAGACTGAGACCTGGACGGGGCAAAATGAGGAATCGACGACATGTGCTCAAAAAGGGCCCGTTAGTTATCTACAAGGAAGATAACGGGATTACAAGAGCCTTCAGGAATATTCCTGGTTTtccgtgtttttttattttgtag